The genomic stretch GCTGGCGTATTTATCAGTGCATTTTTTATAGCACCGATTACCTCAGGCGCAACTTTGCTTTTTAAAAGTGTATCTAAACTGCCAGAGTTGATTAAGAATGAAAACACAATGTTATTTATATAGCTCATACCAACCAGCAATATTGATTCAATCCCACCATGTCCAATCCCATAAGCAAGACCGTTTTGATAGTTTAGCCTATCTTTTAAAAACCCTCTAAAACCAATGTATCTTCCAACCTCTTCAAAAATCCCAGCTGTCAGACCCAAAAAGAGAGAGTATACAATGTAATGCTTGGAAAATTGTACAAAGTAACTTTGTTTTGACAAGATCTGAAGTATCGGAATTCTCAGAACAATCTGAGAAATGAAAAATATTAATGCTCCTATTAAAATTGATTTCAAAACTCTTGAGTACTTCTTTAAAACAACCACAGCCAGCACAACCGGAAAGCCTACTGAAAGAAGAAGTGTGATGCACATAAAGATAATTTTGAGATTAGATACCAACACAAAGCACCTCTTTCTAAGTTATATGCATTATATAGATTATATAACACATAGGTTTTAATTGTCAAACAAAATAAAAAAGAGGACATTTGCCTTAGTCTACCTGACTGTGCAAAAGCCCTAAAAGTTATTCCCAGAAGTTTTTCTTTTCATTGGTCTTTAGATTTACTATTTTTACCTCTTTTAAAATCTGTTTTTCTCTTTATTAGCTTTTTTCATTCAGCTCCGTTTCCTCTACTCATCTGTTTTTGAAGTCTTTCTGTGAGGGCTTTTGCGGCGTTATAGCCCATCTTCTTTTGTCTATTGTTCATTGCTGCAACCTCAACAATGATGGCAAGATTTCTGCCGGGTCGTACAGGAATCACAAGCGTCGGTACTTTTATCCCCAAAATCTCTATGTACTGGTCATGAAGACCAAGTCGTTCATATTCCTTGCCCTGTTTCCATGTTTCAAGCTGGATCACAAGATCAATTCTTTCGGACTCCTTGACGCAGCCAACACCAAACAGGTTTTTGACATCCAGTATCCCAATCCCTCGAATTTCGATAAGATGCCTTATAATCTCGGGTGCTTCACCGACAAGTGTCTTTTCAGAAACCTTTCGAATTTCAACTGCATCGTCGGCAACAAGAATGTGCCCTCTTTTTACAAGTTCAAGGGCTGTCTCACTTTTCCCAACCCCACTTTCGCCAAGCATTAAAACACCTTCACCATACACATTTACAAGCGTGCCATGGCGGGTTATCCTTGGTGCAAGTTCGTGTGTCAAAAAAGTGCTCAAGTTTGTCATGAACCTTGTTGTAACTTCTTGAGTGCGAAGAAGAGGAACACCATACTTTTTTGAAAATTCCAAAAACTCCTCAAAAGGTTCCTGGTTTGAGGTAATTATCACACATGGGATATTTCGCTGGAAAAGTTTCTCAATTGCGTCTCTTCGCTGCGATGGTGCCATAGTCTTCAAATACGCCATCTCAGAGATTCCTATTATCTGAATCCTTTGCTCATCAAAATACTCAAAAAACCCCATAAGCTGCAGAGCGGGTCTATTCAAGTTCATATCCTTTATTTTTCTCTCTTCAATGCCACTGATTTCTGTCAAACACTCTAAATTGAGCTCTTTTATTATTTTGCCAACTGTCGTGTAGAACAATGTATACCCACACCTTTCTTACTACGTCAATTTATTTTTTATACTCCAATCTTTTCTTTTATCTTCAAAGCAACCTCATATGGAATGTCAGCTGCTTTTACAATCTCTTCAATGCTTGCCTTTCGCAAATTGTCAATTGATCCAAAAGTCCTAAAGAGCTTAAGTTTCCTTTTTTCTCCTATTCCCTCTATTTCATCTAAAATTGACTCATATAGATGCTTCTTTCTAACTTCTCTGTGGAACTTCACTGCAAACCTGTGCGTTTCTTCTTGAATAGCATAAATAAGTTTATACACAAGCGGATACTCTTGAATACCTACTTCTTTACCATTGTAAATCAAGTCCCTTGTTTTGTGCTTATCATCCTTCACCATGCCAGCAACAGGAATAGAAAATCCCAAAGTGTTCAAAACCTCTAATGCAGCATTGACCTGATTTTGTCCACCATCAATCAATATCAAATCAGGAATTCTGCCATGCTTTTCTAAGTTTGTGAATCTTCTTGTCAAAACCTCTTTGACGCTTCTTATATCATCCTGCCCTTCAAATCCTTTTATTTTGAACTTCCTGTAAAATTCTTTGTTGAATCTTCCATCCTCAAACACAACAAGGGTTCCTACATTGTCTGCACCTGCTATGTTTGAAATATCGTAGCTTTCTATCTTTTCGATTTCGTTTTCAAGTCCAAGGATATTTTTAAGAGTTAAAAGCGCCTCAGCATAAACATCATCTACTCTTTGCCTGTTAGCAAGTGAAATCTCTGCATTCTTTTTTGCCATGTCAAGAAGCTGCTTTTTTTCACCCTGTTTTGGAATGGTTACTTTCACTTTGAAGCCATAAAGTTTTTCTATCATCTTTTCAATATTGTAAACATTTTCTATCTCATGAGGAATTATAATCTCTTTTGGCAGTGATACAACGTCAGCGTAGTACTGCTCTAAAAACCTCTCAAACGTATCCTCCTCAGCTTTCAAAACAAACTCTTCCTTGTTTATAAGCTTACCATTTCTGATAATCAGAACAACAATTGCAATGTGTGTGTGGTCTTTTGCAAAGTTTATAACATCTTCGCTTCTGTCATCTGCATAAATGACTTTCTGTTTTGTGATTATTTGCTCAAGACTTGAAAGCTTATTTTTTATCTCCTGCGCCTTTTCAAACATTAGATTTTCGGCATATTCAAACATCTTTGCTTTGAGCTCTTCAACAATCTCATCACCCTTGCCACTTAAAACTTTTACAGCTCTCTCAACCAGCTTTTGGTATTCTTCTTCTGATACATCTCCTTTGCACACACCAAGACACTTTTCTATATGAAAGTTAAGGCAGGGCCTACCCTTGCCAAGCTGGTCTGGGAACTTTTTCTTGCAAGTCCTGAGCATAAAAAGACTTTTTAGTAGCTCAACCGTCTGCTTTACAGAATACCCACTGACATACGGACCAAAATATCTGCTGCCGTCTTTTTCAACCTTTCTTGTTGTCACAAGCCGTGGAAACATCTCGTTTGTTATCTTTATATACTGGTAGTTTTTGTCATCTCTCAAAAGAACATTGTACTTAGGCCTATATTCTTTTATTAGGTTGCACTCTAAAATCAAAGCTTCTACCTCGTTGTCTGTCACAATATAGTCAAGGTCTTTTATTTTCTTTACCATAAGTCTTGTCTTTGGAAGCATATCTTGAGAGTTTTGAAAATACTGTCTGACCCTATTTCGCAGGTTTACAGCCTTGCCAACATATATAACATTTCCATTTTCATCTTTCATTATATAAACCCCTGGCGATGTTGGAAGGATTGAAAGTTTCTCTTCAAGCAGCATCAGGTCATCTCCTCTTTTTTGCACACACAATGTTATTTTACTGAGATTGAGTCTGACTACTTTCTGAAATTTCTACTCTTATGTAAGTGGGGGAAACATCAAAATCTTCTATGTTTGCAGTCTTTTCGACCAACACCTGAAGGTCGTAACTTCCTTTGGTCAGATTCGAAACGTCCACATACGCCTTCAAAGAATTAAAATCTATAGAATCTTGCATACTTTGGTAGTATTTGAGTGCTACTTTTACCTTGTCAGGGCTGAGTTTTGCAACAAGCCCAGGTTTCAGTCCTCTCACTTCAATAGGGATACTAATAGATTTTTCAACAACTGAATCTGTGTATATGGTGATTGTAACTTGTTTTACATTATCTAAGGATTTTATATTCTTTGGAAGACTAAAGTCAAATTGGAATGTTGATTTATTTTCAAGCATTTTTGTATCAATAGTCCCCACAACAATCTCATTTATTGAATTTATATCTTCTTCTTTTCCTGCTATATTGATTGTAGAAGGTTTTAAAATTACCTTTGAGATAACTTTACTTGGTGGAAGACTACCTTTAAACTTGACACTCAAGGGCACTTGCTTTGTTTTGAGTATCTCTACATACACATCTATGCTCTTCTGCGAAAGGTCAAAAAGCGATGTTATGTCTTTCCCCCTTGAATCTATTACCTTTACAGGGACAGACGCTTTGAACGATCTGTCGTTAAGACTCAAGTTCAGCTGAGCTATGCATTTTGAAATCTCTTTTATATCACTTTCAGCACCTCTTATGCTTATCACATTTGGCTCTTCCTGATAATTATTTATAATATAACCCTTCTTGGGATTTCCATTTATCTCAACCGAAACATCTTTCTGGATTGTCACAAGATTGTCAATTACCACTGTAACGTTTTTAGGATACACACTCTCTATGTTAATCCTGTGATAAGGGTTTTGTATAGAGATTGGAAGTTTTATACTGCCTGTCTGTCTTATATCAGAAAAATCTACCATTGCATGGATATTTTTTTCATCTACTTTGCTTAGTTCATCCTGTGTACCGCTTATAACTATTCTCACTTCTTTGGCATCAGTCTCTTTCATTACAAGACCTTTTGACAAAGTTGTCATGCTATATTTAATAGGAACAATTACTTCTCTTTTCTTAATTGGATTTATAATGCTATTTACATAAAACCACAGAACAATTGCAATCAAAATTGAAACTATCTTAAGCCAGAAATTGTCGTCTTTTGGTTTTTTTATTGCAATCTTTTTCAAACCCTAACGCCTCCACTTGAATATGTTAAGCCCATTTTTTTCTTTTTCTTGCTTCAAAGGCCTGAGAAGTATTTTCCTCAAAGCCTCAGGGCCTAAGTTTCTTGTAAGACCACCATTGTACGCAACAGAAATAATCCCTGTCTCTTCTGACACAACAATTGCTGTTGCATCAGAGTTTTCGGATATCCCAAGTGCCGCTCTGTGTCGTGTCCCAAGTTCTTTGCTTATGTATCTATTCTCAGATAGAGGCAAAAAACACGCAGCCGCTTTTATCTTCCCATCTCTTATAATCACTGCGCCATCATGAAGTGGGGTGTTTGGAATAAATATATTTATCAGAAGCTGGGATGAAATCTCTGAATCAATTATAATCCCTGTATTGATAATATCCCCTATCTTGGTCTGACCTTCAACAACAATCAATGCACCAATCTTGTTTTTGGAAAGATACATCACAGCCTTTATGATCTCTTCAACGCTATTTTGCCATTTTATTGCCATTTCTTCATCAGGTCCAAGCCACAAAAACTTGCCCCAGATTTTGCTTCTTCCAATCTCCTCTAAAGCGCGTCTTAGCTCTGGCTGGAAAACTATCAAAAGTGCCAGAACACCGTAAGATAGTGTATTTGTCAAAAGCCAGTTTATGACATTAAGACTCAACCACTTGCTCACCTGTGTAATAACAATCAGCACCGCTATCCCTTTTATGAGCTGATATGCTCTTGTGTCTTTTATCCACACAATTATTTTGTATATCACAAATGACACAATTGCAATGTCAATAATATCAAACGGTGTTATTTTAATTAACGTTACATTTCTCAAAAACTCCTGAAGATAAAAAGAAAAATCTTTTAGCAAACCTTTCTCCCCCACTATTTTTTAAATATTACCAAGATATACATTAACAAGATAATTTTTGGCAACTTCCCTCAGTCTCATTAATGTCTCCTTTGGTGTTGGTGGAAGAGTCATCTTGTATCTTGGAAAATATCTTGTAAGGTGCAGCGGAATTCTGTCATCAATTGAGGCAATCCACTTTGCAAGATTTTCTATTTCTTCATCCCTATCATTTAACGTTGGAATAATGAGTGTTGTTATTTCAATATGAATCTTTTTAGCGCAAATCTCAACAAACCTTTTCACCGTCTCTAAATCCCCACTGCAAACCTTTTTATAAAACTCATCATTAAAAGCTTTCACATCAATGTTTGCTGCGTCAATCACTTCAAGAAGGTCATTGAGCGGTTCTTCGTTTAAATACCCATTTGTAACAAGCACAGTCTTTAACCCTTCCTGTTTAAAAGCTTTTGCCACATCCATTACATATTCAAACCAGATGGTAGGTTCATTGTAAGTAAAAGCAATACCGATGCACTTGGGGTCTTTCTTGGCAAGAGCAATTAGCTTCTCTGTCTCAACCTCGAACACATTTGGAGTTAGCTGGGAAATCTCAAAGTTCTGGCAGTGAAGGCATCTAAACGAACACCCAAATGTCCCTATAGAGAGTATGCTCGACCCCGGATAAAAATGATAAAGAGGTTTTTTCTCAATAGGGTCAAATGCAATTGAAGAAATACAGCCATAGTTTAGCGAAAAAAGAACTCCATCAACATTTTTCCTTGCTCTACAAAAACCAGTGCTGCCCTGTGGTAGAATACAGCCATGTGGACAGAGCTTGCATCTGACTTTTTTGCCTTCAAGCTTTTCATAATATTTCGCCTCAACCATTCTACCCTCTTCCCTTACTACTTGTGTCTTTCAACTGTAAATCTTTCTATCTCAAAATCTCCACTTTCATAGTCAATTCCTGCTTTTCTGCAGGCTATCTTAAGCTGCTCTTCAACCGTGTCAACACCTTCTAAATCAGGAAGTAAAAGACCTTGTCTTGCACCTTTTCGTACAATCACACCATACTTTTTGGGATCAAGTTCTGAAATTGAGTTTACCTTCTCAGGTGGGCTTAGAATATCAACATCATACACAAGACTGTCAAGCTCATCTTCGGTAACCTCTTCAAACCTC from Caldicellulosiruptor kronotskyensis 2002 encodes the following:
- the amrS gene encoding AmmeMemoRadiSam system radical SAM enzyme encodes the protein MVEAKYYEKLEGKKVRCKLCPHGCILPQGSTGFCRARKNVDGVLFSLNYGCISSIAFDPIEKKPLYHFYPGSSILSIGTFGCSFRCLHCQNFEISQLTPNVFEVETEKLIALAKKDPKCIGIAFTYNEPTIWFEYVMDVAKAFKQEGLKTVLVTNGYLNEEPLNDLLEVIDAANIDVKAFNDEFYKKVCSGDLETVKRFVEICAKKIHIEITTLIIPTLNDRDEEIENLAKWIASIDDRIPLHLTRYFPRYKMTLPPTPKETLMRLREVAKNYLVNVYLGNI
- the uvrC gene encoding excinuclease ABC subunit UvrC, producing the protein MLLEEKLSILPTSPGVYIMKDENGNVIYVGKAVNLRNRVRQYFQNSQDMLPKTRLMVKKIKDLDYIVTDNEVEALILECNLIKEYRPKYNVLLRDDKNYQYIKITNEMFPRLVTTRKVEKDGSRYFGPYVSGYSVKQTVELLKSLFMLRTCKKKFPDQLGKGRPCLNFHIEKCLGVCKGDVSEEEYQKLVERAVKVLSGKGDEIVEELKAKMFEYAENLMFEKAQEIKNKLSSLEQIITKQKVIYADDRSEDVINFAKDHTHIAIVVLIIRNGKLINKEEFVLKAEEDTFERFLEQYYADVVSLPKEIIIPHEIENVYNIEKMIEKLYGFKVKVTIPKQGEKKQLLDMAKKNAEISLANRQRVDDVYAEALLTLKNILGLENEIEKIESYDISNIAGADNVGTLVVFEDGRFNKEFYRKFKIKGFEGQDDIRSVKEVLTRRFTNLEKHGRIPDLILIDGGQNQVNAALEVLNTLGFSIPVAGMVKDDKHKTRDLIYNGKEVGIQEYPLVYKLIYAIQEETHRFAVKFHREVRKKHLYESILDEIEGIGEKRKLKLFRTFGSIDNLRKASIEEIVKAADIPYEVALKIKEKIGV
- a CDS encoding YhfC family intramembrane metalloprotease; translated protein: MVSNLKIIFMCITLLLSVGFPVVLAVVVLKKYSRVLKSILIGALIFFISQIVLRIPILQILSKQSYFVQFSKHYIVYSLFLGLTAGIFEEVGRYIGFRGFLKDRLNYQNGLAYGIGHGGIESILLVGMSYINNIVFSFLINSGSLDTLLKSKVAPEVIGAIKNALINTPASAFLLAGFERVFTMAVQIALSLLVLVAVKKGKLYYLVLAILLHTIIDTPVAYMSLLKVNIFAIEFVVLLWAVLSLIYIIKWKDIHRIQES
- the hprK gene encoding HPr(Ser) kinase/phosphatase → MFYTTVGKIIKELNLECLTEISGIEERKIKDMNLNRPALQLMGFFEYFDEQRIQIIGISEMAYLKTMAPSQRRDAIEKLFQRNIPCVIITSNQEPFEEFLEFSKKYGVPLLRTQEVTTRFMTNLSTFLTHELAPRITRHGTLVNVYGEGVLMLGESGVGKSETALELVKRGHILVADDAVEIRKVSEKTLVGEAPEIIRHLIEIRGIGILDVKNLFGVGCVKESERIDLVIQLETWKQGKEYERLGLHDQYIEILGIKVPTLVIPVRPGRNLAIIVEVAAMNNRQKKMGYNAAKALTERLQKQMSRGNGAE
- the cdaA gene encoding diadenylate cyclase CdaA, which translates into the protein MLKDFSFYLQEFLRNVTLIKITPFDIIDIAIVSFVIYKIIVWIKDTRAYQLIKGIAVLIVITQVSKWLSLNVINWLLTNTLSYGVLALLIVFQPELRRALEEIGRSKIWGKFLWLGPDEEMAIKWQNSVEEIIKAVMYLSKNKIGALIVVEGQTKIGDIINTGIIIDSEISSQLLINIFIPNTPLHDGAVIIRDGKIKAAACFLPLSENRYISKELGTRHRAALGISENSDATAIVVSEETGIISVAYNGGLTRNLGPEALRKILLRPLKQEKEKNGLNIFKWRR
- a CDS encoding CdaR family protein, giving the protein MKKIAIKKPKDDNFWLKIVSILIAIVLWFYVNSIINPIKKREVIVPIKYSMTTLSKGLVMKETDAKEVRIVISGTQDELSKVDEKNIHAMVDFSDIRQTGSIKLPISIQNPYHRINIESVYPKNVTVVIDNLVTIQKDVSVEINGNPKKGYIINNYQEEPNVISIRGAESDIKEISKCIAQLNLSLNDRSFKASVPVKVIDSRGKDITSLFDLSQKSIDVYVEILKTKQVPLSVKFKGSLPPSKVISKVILKPSTINIAGKEEDINSINEIVVGTIDTKMLENKSTFQFDFSLPKNIKSLDNVKQVTITIYTDSVVEKSISIPIEVRGLKPGLVAKLSPDKVKVALKYYQSMQDSIDFNSLKAYVDVSNLTKGSYDLQVLVEKTANIEDFDVSPTYIRVEISESSQTQSQ